The proteins below come from a single Gossypium raimondii isolate GPD5lz chromosome 2, ASM2569854v1, whole genome shotgun sequence genomic window:
- the LOC105784917 gene encoding uncharacterized protein LOC105784917 yields the protein MQGRFRSRKGGTTQNVLATITFDLKFAYVLAGWEGSAHDSRILSDALSRPRGLRIPEGKYYLLDLGYGIRIGCITPYRGVRYHLKEFGAEGPENAKELFNLRHSSLRITVERVFGILKKRFRIWMMVMKIQCTEICDNEEAEEVRTNISSSGTSKRKRKSGQESLVDEQIKIVGEQLGEIANALKQFIADKTKMTLRTSDVDGGRRI from the exons ATGCAAGGAAGATTTCGTAGCCGAAAAGGGGGGACGACACAAAATGTATTGGCTAccattacatttgatttgaaatttgcctATGTTCTAGCTGGTTGGGAAGGTAGTGCACATGATTCTCGTATTTTAAGTGATGCACTTTCACGCCCAAGAGGATTAAGAATTCCAGAAG gtaaataTTATCTTCTCGATCTTGGATATGGCATCCGAATTGGATGTATTACCCCATATCGTGGTGtccgatatcatttaaaagagtttggTGCTGAAGGGCCTGAAAATGCAAAGGAACTCTTTAATCTTCGACATTCATCATTACGGATCACTGTTGAAcgtgtttttgggattttgaagaaacGGTTTCGT ATTTGGATGATGGTAATGAAGATTCAATGCACTGAGATCTGCGACAATGAAGAGGCTGAAGAGGTAAGAACAAATATATCTTCATCTGGCACAtccaaacgtaaaagaaaaagtggtcAAGAAAGTCtcgttgatgaacaaattaaaattgtgGGTGAGCAACTTGGCGaaattgctaatgctttgaAACAATTTATCGCCGACAAGACAAAGATGACTTTACGAACAAGTGATGTCGATGGAGgaagaaggatttga